The window TCAGGAGACCGGCGAGTTACCGCAAAGCGCCACGCAGTGGAACGCCATTCACGAGGCGTTGACCGCGCAGTGGCAGTGGGCCTCGCAGGAACGCGGGGTGCGGGAAGTGACCTTCGCCGCCGCCCGGCTGGACGAAGACCTGGCCACGTCCACCTACCTGGAGGAACTGGCCCGCGCCGCCGGCATCAAAACGCAGCGCCTGTGGGTCGATGAGATCGGCAGCAGCGCCGCCATGGATCAGCTGGCCGACCTGTGGGGCCTGCCCATCGGACACCTGGCCATGTTGTGGCCGTTCGAGTTCGCCTGGGAGGGGCGCGACGCGGCCTACCTCGCCAGCACTAGGACGCGCTTCATCGAGCCGCTGTGGAAGGCCGTGATGTCCAGCAAGGGCCTGCTGCCTCTCATGCATGAGCTGGCGCCGGAACATCCCTGCATTCTTCCGGCGCGGTTCGTGGATTCGCTGAATCTTACGAATGTGGGGATGCAGCCGGTGCGCAAGCCGCTGTGGTCGCGTGAAGGGCAGAACGTACAATTGCCCGGCCAGGCGGCCACCGGCGGCGAGTACGGTGACCTGCCGCTGATTGAGCAGGCCTACGTCGAGTTGCCGGAGTACCAAGCTGGGCGCGGTGAAAGCCGGTATCCGGTGCTGGGCGTGTGGGTAGCGGGCGACGAACCGTGCGGTCTGGGCGTGCGCGAAGGCGTGACCCGCGTCACGGACGACCGCGCCCGCTTCGTCCCTCATCTTGTACAGGACGAGTAACTCTAAGTTTTGATGGCGTGAATCGGCAGATCGCGCTCATGCGCCAGGGTTTTGCACTCCTCGACTGTCAGGGTTAGCAAGAATTCTTCGAGGGCCTGTCCGGCCAGTACCTCCGAGAGCCGCTGAGCGAAGTGGGGCTCCAGGGCCGCCACGCCCGCCCAGCCGTCGTGCAGGGCGTAGAGGCGGTACTCGGGATTCGCGCCCGACAGCCAGCCGCCCGCTGCAGTCAAGCCGTGGCGCACCGGCAGCGCCATGGCGTATGCTGCTTGCTTCAAGCCCACCCGGCGGTGACGCTCCTCCGCGCCGCGTGCCCGCCCCAGCAGCAGGCCCAGTGCTGCGCGCGCAGCTTCCTGCGCTCCACTCAGGTCGGCCAGCAGGGTGGTGGGCATCTGCGGCGGGCGCACCAGCCCGGCCTGCAACTGGTAGGTCAGGTCGTGCCCTGGAACCTCCGGCTCGTCCGTGTCTCCCACGATTTCCACCCAGCACAGCGCCGGGTTCCACTGCGCCAGGCTTTCCGCCGTGATGCCCAGCCGCGCCAGGGCGCCGGGCCGTTGACTGGTCAGGAGCAGGTCGGCCCCACGCAACCACTCTTGCAGCGCTGCCTGACCTTCCGGGCGGCGTAAATCCACCGTCCGCACATCCAGGCCCTCGGCGAGTTCACGGTACATGCCGGGGGCCGCGCCGGCCAGCATGTCCCCGGCGGGCGCTTCCACCTTGATCCAGGTCATGCCCTCCTGGCGCAGCAACTGGGCCGCTACCGGGCCAGGGACGTTCGCGGCGAGACTCACGCCCCGAAAGCCGGAAAGCGGGCCGTGCAAAGGGGAAACTGGTGAAGGGGTCAAGGTCGAATTCCTCCTGTTGCGAACCGGTGCGGTGTGCGCCCAACTTGGTGCAGTGATCTTTCTTCGGAGCCTGCTGGGCGTAAGTTCGTGTAGTACGTGGGTCAAATAGATGGTGACAGAGATCAGGCCGTCCTCACTCTGGTGATAGTCGGCGTGACCCGCAACAGTGACAGGTTTCCCTTCCGGCCGCGCAGCCTCTTTCTGGTGTCAGGCGTCTTTTAAAGCGTGCCGCCCACGCCGCTCAGGTTCTGCCCCGCCGCCACCGACAGGGCCGCCAGCGCCTCCAGCACGTTGCCCTGTGCTTGAAGGCGAGTGTACTGGGCTTTTTTCAGCAGCAGACCCGTGGCCTGCAAGTCCACCGCACTGATGGTGCCGCTTTGCAGCCGCGCCGTGTCCTGCTCGAAATTTTTCTTGGCAGCGTCCTCGCGGCTGATGGCCACCGCCAGCAACTCGGTGGCATTCTGCCAGGTCTGGTAGGCGCTGGCCAGGGTCTGCGCGGCGTTCTGCTGGGCGCTCAGCTGCGAGCGCTGGGCGTTTGCCAGGGCGGTGCGGGCGTCTGCCAGCGTGCGGGCGGGCGTGTAATCGTTGTTCGCCAGGTCGACGGCCAGTTGAGCCTCGCTCACCGCGTTGCCGGCGGCAACCAGGGCGCTCAGGCGCGGCAGTTGACCCTGCAACTGCGCCAGCGACGCCGCAGCAGGGGAGACGTTGTCGGGGGCCAATACCTGAAGCTTCCCAGCGAGGCCGGTCAACGTCCCCAGCCGTGCCTGCGCCAGCGCCAGTTGAGCGCGGGCGTCGGCCAGGCCCTGCTCGCTGGCAGCCAGGGTATTCTGGGCGTTCTGCACGTCCAGCGCCGTGGCGTTCCCCACCTGCTGCTTGGCCTGCGCGACCTGCACTGCCTTCTGGTCGGCCTGCACCTGCAAGGTCTGCACACTGACACTCTCCTGGCCTTCCAGTACCGCCAGGAAAGCGGCGGTGGTACTCTGCAAGGCCGCCAGCCGCGCCCCACTCAACTGCGCGGCGGCCAGTGCGGCGGCGTTGCGGGCGCTCAGTTTGGCGGCCACCAGCACGCTGGGATCGGCCTGCGCGGCGGTGTTCGTGGCGCTGGCTTTCTCCAGATTGGCCTGAGCCGTGCGCACGTCCGCGTTGTTCTGCAGGGCCGCCGTGATCGCGGCCTGAAGGGTAATGCCGCTGGCTGGCATCTGTGTGCTGGCGTTGCCTGGGGAAGCTGGGGTGGTGGGCGCGGCCTGCGCGGCGGCCGGCTGGCCCATGAGCAGCGCGGCACTCAGCAGGGTCAGGGCGAGGGAAGAATCTTTTCTCACGGTAACCAGGGAGGGCATGAAGTCAGCTTGGCACGCCGCTGCCAAGAGTGTTTGCACGAATGTTGAAGATTTGTCGAAGATGGGGAATTCAGGGCCAAAAAAAACCTCCCCAGGGCAACCTGAGGAGAGGAAGGAAACAGGGGCTATGACGATGGGGTCAGCCGGGCAGGGGCCGGGTGCCGGGTGTGGGGGGAACCGACGGAGCAGAGTCTGGCGACGCAGAATCCAGTGACGCAGAGTCGAGCGTGACCTGCTGGCGCTGTTCACGTTCCACGCGCCGGCGCTCGAACAGGTAGAAGGCGGCGGGCACGACGTAGAAGGTCATCAGGGCCGAGAAGCCCACCCCGCCCAGGATCACCACCGAAATGCTCTTGCCGAACTCGCTGCCGGCCCCCTGATTCAGCAGCAGCGGCAGGGCGATGATCATGACCGTCAGGGTGGTCATCACGATGGGCCGGAAACGCAGGCGGCTGGCCTCGATCAGGGCGTCGTAAAAGGGCATCTCCCCGATCTTCTCGACCACGAACTCCAGGTAGATGATGGCGTTTTTCGCCGACAGCCCGATCAGGAGCAGGAAGCCCAGCACCGCGAAGATGTCCAGTTTGTTGCCGGTCAGGAAGATCAGCCAGTACGCGCCCGCCACCGCGAACGGCACCGGCAGCAGCAGGTAGAGGGGATAACGGAAGGAGTTGAACTGGCTGCCCATCACCAGGTACACCAGCAGCAAAGACAGCGCGAAGTACTGCAGGCCGGTGCGCTGCAGCTGGTTGCCCAGTCCGAAGGCGCTGTTGCGGTCGGCCTGCCCGACGCTGACCAGGTTGTCGATCACGCCTGCGCTCGTCAGCGAGGCCACCAGGCTGTCCTGAAGCTGCCCGCTGGTCAGGCTGCTGCCGGCCTGCGGTTCGATGCTCAGGTCGAGGCTGTACAGGCGGTTGGTGCGCGGAATGCTGTTGGGGGCGCTGCCCTGAACCACCGCGCCGAGTTGCCCGGCGGTGATGCTGCCCAGCGCCGGGCTGGTAATCGGCAGCGAGAGCAGGCCCTGCTCGTCGCTCAGGGCGGCGGGGTTGGCCTGCACGGTGATGGGGTAGGTCACGCCGCCGATGTCCACCGTGCCGCCGCTGCTGCCACTGCCGTAGGTGCGCAGGGCGCTGGCGACCGTGTCGGCGCTGAGGCCGGCACTGGACAGCGCGGCCTTGTTGGGCACGAAGCGGTTTTCGAGGGTGGTGCTGTCCAGCGAACTGCTGACGCTGGCCACGTTGGCGTTCTGCTCGGCCACGTTCACCGCCTGCGCGGCGCGTTCCTTGAGCAGCTCGAAGTTGCTGGCGACCAGCGTAATGCTCAGCGAGTTGCCCTGGCCCCGGAACCCGCCGCCGGTAAACAGGTTGGCGCGCACGTTCGGGTAATCGCTGAACATGGTGCGCAGGTCGGTCTGGTACTTGGCGGTCAGCGCCGCGTCGGTGCGGGTTTCGCCGGGCCGTTCCTCCAGCGGTTTGAGGGTCACGTTCAGTTGTGTGTTCGAGTTACCCACCGACGCCTGCACGGTCTTGACCGCCGCGTCCTGCAGGAAGTAGTTCTCCAGGCGGGCGGCCAGGCGGTTGCGTTCGTCCAGCGAGAGGTCGTTGGGGAGCCGCAGGCCCACCCGCAGCGTTCCCGAGGCGCTGGGAGGCGTGAAGGTGAAACTCAGGCGCGGCGGCAGCAGCAGCAGCGTGGCCAGCAGGAACACCCCGGACAGCGCCAGCACGGCAGGGCTCATGCGCAGGGCGCTGTGCAGGCTGCTGGCGTAGGCTTCACGGGCCGCTCCCAGCACCCGCTCGGTCAGGCCGTGCAGCGTGCCGGTCAGGGCTTCCAGCAGGGCCAGGGCGACGCCCCAGACGTAGCGCAGAACCACCAGCGCCAGCGGCAAAACCAGCAGCCCAACGAGCAGCCAGCGGTCGGCGCGCGTCCAGATCAGGGCGGCCAGGCCCAGCGCCAGCACCCAGAACCACCAGTGCTGCGGGCTGCGCAGACCAAATTGCAGCGCCTGCGGAAACTGCGTAATGGTACGCGGCACGTCGCGCCAGGTCAGCGGCTCGGCGTCGGGGGTGTAGGCCATACGCACGGTCAGGAACAGCAGCGCTTCCAGCCACGACATCAGCACGGCGGCGGCCAGCCCCAGCGCGAACTGCTGCACGTACGTTCCGATGATGCCGCCCATGAAACTCACCGGAATCAGCACGGCCAGCAGCGACAGCGAAGCGGCGGCCACCGCGCTGAATACCTCGGACGCGCCGCGCAGCACCGCCTGCACGCGGTCGAGGCCCAGCGCACGGTAACGCTCGACGTTCTCGGCCACCACGATCGAGTCGTCCACCACGATGCCGATGGCCACGATCAGCGCCAGCAGCGATACCTGATTGAAGGTGAACCCCAGCAGCGAGTACAGAATCGGGGCCGCCGCCAGCGAGATGGGAATGGCCGCGATTACCGTGAAGGCGGTGTTCAGGCGACCCAGGAACAGCAGCGTGACCAGCGCCACCACGAGGGCGGTCAGCCACAGCTCGTGTGTGGTCGAGTCGATGCTGTCGCGGATAGGGCCGGTGGTGTCGTTACTGACGGTCGCTTTATAGCCGGTCGGCAATTTCACGGCCTTCAGGGCCGCCGTCACCCCGTCGGCCACCGCCACCGCGTTGCTGCCGGAAGTCTGGTAGATGCTGACCAGCACCACCGGCAGGCCGTTCACGCGGGTCACGCCCGAGGTGGTGCTGCTGTCCTGCACCTGCGCCACGTCACTGACGCGCACGTTCTTGTCGCCGCTGACGATCACGTCCGCGATCTCCTCCAGGCTGCCGAGTTTCGCGTTGGTGGTGTACGTCAGGCTGGTGCCCTGCTGCGTGATGGTGCCGATCGACGAGCGCACGTTGCTGCCGGCGATGGCGCTGCTGACCGCCTGCGGGTTCAGGCCGTAGGCCCCCAGCTTGTCCGGGTCGAGCAGCACCTGCACCTCGCGGTTGGAGCCGCCCGACAGTTCCACGTCCGCCACGCCGTCCACCCGTTGCAGGGTGGGCAGCAGCTGGTCGTTGACGTAGTCGTACACGTCCGCCAGGCTGGCGGTGCCGCCCGACACGCCGATTTGCAGGATGGCGCTGGCGTTGGGGTTGAAGGTGCGCACGCTGGGGTTGTCGGCCCCGTCCGGCAACTGCCGGGTGGCGCTGGACACCAGCGAGGCCACCTGGTTGGCCGCCGCGTTCTGATCGGTGCCGTCGTCGAGTTGCAAGGTCACGCGGCTGCTGCCGGTACTGGAGGTACTGGAAATGGCGCTGACGTTCGGCACCTGCGCCACCGCGCTCTCGATGACCTTGGTCACGTCCTCATCCACCGTGGCGGGGCTGGCCCCCGAATACGACGTGTTGATGCTGACCACCGGGATGTTGGTGGCCGGCAGCAGATCCACGCCCAGCGAGCGCATGGCGTTCAGGCCAAAGACCATCACCGCCACGAACACGCCAATCGAGAACACGTAGCGCCGCACCGAGAAGTTCACCAGCGGGTGAACGCTATTGAAGATTTTTTCTCCGACCTGTCGAATCATGCTGGAACTCCGGGGAAAGGGATGTGAGGAAAAGCGGAACGCCGCGGCTTCACGGCGCGCCCTCAGGAGGGCCGCCCGCACCGAAGCTGCCCTGACGTGCCCCGCCGCCGTTGCTGGTGGTCACGCTGCTGCCGCTGACCAGGCCGCTGGGCGGCTGGGTAATCACCTGCACTCCCGACGGAATACCCTGCACCACCGATTGCGTGCCGGCCTGCCCCAGCACCGTGACCTGCGTGCGCTGCGCCTTCCCGGCCTGAATCACGAACACGTAGGTCTTGTCGTTGTCGGCCAGCAGGGCCGTGCTGGGCACCAGGATGCCCTGCCCGACCTTCGCGGTGTAGATCACGGACCCCACCGTGCCGCTGGCGGGCAGGCGCTCTGCGGTGAAGCGCGCCGTGACCGGCACGCTGCCGGTGGTGCCGCCGCCCACCTGCGCGACCTTCAGCGGGTAGGTCTGCTGCCCCACCACGAACTTCAGTTCCGTTCCGGCGGGCAGCGACGCGGCCTCGGTGGCCGGCACGTTCACCTTTACCGCCAGCGTGGAACTGACCAGCGTAAAGGCCGGGGTGCCGCTGCTGACCGTTTCGCCCTCGCTGAGGTTCACGGCGGTCAGCGTGCCAGCGTACGGCGCGGTCAGGCGCGTCACGGCGGCGTCGCGCTGGGCCTGTTGCAGGGCGATCTGGGCTTTTTGCACGCTCAGTTGTGCGGCGCTCACGTCCTCCTGTGCGCCCTGGGTGGTGTCGGTCAGGTTGCTCTGGGCAGTCAGCAGGGCCGACTGCGCGCTGCTGACCGCGACCTGCTGCGCGTCCACCTCCGAGCGGGCCACCGCGCCCACCGCGTACAGTTGCTGCAAGGAATTCAGTTGCTTGCGGGCGTTGTTCAGCGTGTTCTGCGCCGAGGTGATGGCCTGCTGCAAACTCACGCGCCCGGAAGTCAGCACCCGCTGGCGGCTGCGCAACTCCTGCTGCGCGGCGGCCAGGTTGCTCTCGGCGGTCTGAACGGCGCTTTGCAGGTCCGGGCTGCTGACCACCAGGACTTCCTGCCCGCCGCTGACCTGGTCGCCCACGCCGGCCTTCACGCTGCGCACCACGCCGGTCACGCGGGCATTCACGGTGGTCGACTGCGTGGCCGACACCGTGCCGCTCAGGCGGCGCTGCGTGGTCAGCGTCCCGGCCTTGATCTCGGTGGCGCTGACCGGCGTGACCACCCCGCCGCCCGTCTGGCTTCCCTGTGCCCCCGCCTGTCCACGCTGTCCCTGCCCACTCTGCGCCTGCCCGGCTCCCGCTTCGCCGGAACGGCCCGTGCGCGCCGCGTTGCCCGCCCCGGCTTCACTGGACGTGGCGGCGCCAGACGTGCGGTTGCCCGAGCCGCGGCCACTCCAGCCGGATGGCCCGGCCGCCCCGCCTCCCTGTGCGCTGCCTGCTTCACCGGCGCCCGTGGCCGCGCCCGTCCCGTTTCGTGCTCCCGTTGCGCTGCCTCCTCCGGCCGCGTTCCGGCCACCTGTGCCTGACGCGCCGCCAAACCCGGCGCCGGCCTGGCTCGCGCCGCTGCTGCCCGGCGAACTCTGCCCCAGGCGATACCCCGCGAACCCCACCCCCGCCACCAGCAGCGGCACCAGAATCCAGCGAAAGACGCCCCGGCGGCGCACCGGGCCGGGCGAAGCGGCGAAATGACTGGACGTGGACGCCGCAGTGGCCGGGCGTTCCGGCGCGGACGGGGGAGAGGTCGGGTTCATACCCTACAGGGAACCACCCCTTTTTGAAGAAACGTCGAAGAAATGGTGTAGATCGGTGGGGCTGTGCAGGCAAAGGTCGGGTGATGCGGATCGGCACGCCGCAGGGAAGATACAAGACGGCCCTGACGGCACTTGTTCGTCAGGACAGTCTTTTTGATCTGGGATGCCTGGAGTCACCCAGGTTTAACACAAGGGCTCGGAATTGCAGTCTTTCCCTGGCCTAGCACTCGCAGTTTCAGCACTGAGCGCCGTTCAGAAGCCGCCCAGACCGGTCAGGTTCTGCCCGGCGGCGACCGACAGCGCCGCCAGGGCTTCGAGTACGTTGCCCTGGGCCTGGGTGCGGGCGTACTGGGCTTTTTTCAGGTTCAGCTGCGTGGCTTGCAGGTCGACGGCGCTGATGGTGCCGCTTTTCAGGCGGGCGCTGTCCTGGTTGTAAGTTTTCTGCGCAGCGGCCTCACGGCTCTGCGCCACGGTCAGCAGCTGATAACTGTTCTGCGCGGCCTGGTACGCCGAGGCGAGGGTCTGGCTGGCGGCCTTGCGCACGCTGTCCAGGCTGCGCTGCGCATTGGCCTGGGCAGTTCTGGCGTCCTGGAGGGTGCGGGCGGGCGTGAAATCGTTGTCGGCCAGTTTCACGGTCAGCTGCGCCTCACTCACCGCGTTGCCAGCGGCCACCAGGGTGGTCAGGGCATTCAGGCCCGCCTGCAGTTTGGTCAGGGTCGTACTCAGTTTCGGGGCGCCGGGGGCACTGGCGGCCTTCGCGCTGCCCAGCCCGGTCAGGGTGCCCAGTCTGGCCTGGGCCAGGCTGACCTGCGCCTGGGCGTCAGCCAGGGCCTGCTGGCTGGCACTCAGGGTGTTGCGGGCATTCTGCACGTCCAGCGCCGTGGCGTTCCCCACCTGCTGCTTGACCTGCGCGACTTGCACCGCCTTCTGGTCGGCCTGCACCTGCAGCGCCTGCACCTCCACGTTCTGCTGCGCCTCGTACAGCGTGGTGTAGGCACTGACGGTGTCCTGCATGACGTTCAGCCGCGCCGAGCGCAGTTGCGCCTGGGCGAGGCTGGCGGCGTTGCTGGCGCTCAGTTTGGCGGCCACCAGGGTGCTGGGGTCGCTCTGCGCGGCGCGGTTGGTGGCGGCGGCCTTATCCAGGTTGGCCTGGGCCGTTTTTACGTCCGCGTGAGAATTGAGCGCGGCGCTCACGGCGCTGCCGGCGCTGAGTCCAGTGGCACTGAGTCCGGTCTGCGCGTGCGCCACGGCGGTCAGCAGCAAGGGGGTGAGCAGGACAGCGGGGGAAAGTCTGGGCATTGGGAAACCTCGGGGGTGAAGGGAGGGCTAGTTGATGCGCACCGCTGCGTTTTGCAGCGAGATCAGGGCAAGCTGCGCGCTAATTCGCGCTGCGAGCAGGTCGCGCTCGGCC is drawn from Deinococcus fonticola and contains these coding sequences:
- a CDS encoding glutathionylspermidine synthase family protein; translated protein: MKRLPFRERPGWQDRLEQVGFTWHTGSREAPFPYWEEDAAYSFTAAEIELLERRSGELVALALDAVAHAIETRRLGQLGIPDFLHDAVKASWDRDDPSVYLRLDLAYSGGDQEPKLLEINAQTPTSLLEAAVCQWQWLEDRQETGELPQSATQWNAIHEALTAQWQWASQERGVREVTFAAARLDEDLATSTYLEELARAAGIKTQRLWVDEIGSSAAMDQLADLWGLPIGHLAMLWPFEFAWEGRDAAYLASTRTRFIEPLWKAVMSSKGLLPLMHELAPEHPCILPARFVDSLNLTNVGMQPVRKPLWSREGQNVQLPGQAATGGEYGDLPLIEQAYVELPEYQAGRGESRYPVLGVWVAGDEPCGLGVREGVTRVTDDRARFVPHLVQDE
- a CDS encoding CoA transferase, translating into MTPSPVSPLHGPLSGFRGVSLAANVPGPVAAQLLRQEGMTWIKVEAPAGDMLAGAAPGMYRELAEGLDVRTVDLRRPEGQAALQEWLRGADLLLTSQRPGALARLGITAESLAQWNPALCWVEIVGDTDEPEVPGHDLTYQLQAGLVRPPQMPTTLLADLSGAQEAARAALGLLLGRARGAEERHRRVGLKQAAYAMALPVRHGLTAAGGWLSGANPEYRLYALHDGWAGVAALEPHFAQRLSEVLAGQALEEFLLTLTVEECKTLAHERDLPIHAIKT
- a CDS encoding TolC family protein; this translates as MPSLVTVRKDSSLALTLLSAALLMGQPAAAQAAPTTPASPGNASTQMPASGITLQAAITAALQNNADVRTAQANLEKASATNTAAQADPSVLVAAKLSARNAAALAAAQLSGARLAALQSTTAAFLAVLEGQESVSVQTLQVQADQKAVQVAQAKQQVGNATALDVQNAQNTLAASEQGLADARAQLALAQARLGTLTGLAGKLQVLAPDNVSPAAASLAQLQGQLPRLSALVAAGNAVSEAQLAVDLANNDYTPARTLADARTALANAQRSQLSAQQNAAQTLASAYQTWQNATELLAVAISREDAAKKNFEQDTARLQSGTISAVDLQATGLLLKKAQYTRLQAQGNVLEALAALSVAAGQNLSGVGGTL
- a CDS encoding efflux RND transporter permease subunit; its protein translation is MIRQVGEKIFNSVHPLVNFSVRRYVFSIGVFVAVMVFGLNAMRSLGVDLLPATNIPVVSINTSYSGASPATVDEDVTKVIESAVAQVPNVSAISSTSSTGSSRVTLQLDDGTDQNAAANQVASLVSSATRQLPDGADNPSVRTFNPNASAILQIGVSGGTASLADVYDYVNDQLLPTLQRVDGVADVELSGGSNREVQVLLDPDKLGAYGLNPQAVSSAIAGSNVRSSIGTITQQGTSLTYTTNAKLGSLEEIADVIVSGDKNVRVSDVAQVQDSSTTSGVTRVNGLPVVLVSIYQTSGSNAVAVADGVTAALKAVKLPTGYKATVSNDTTGPIRDSIDSTTHELWLTALVVALVTLLFLGRLNTAFTVIAAIPISLAAAPILYSLLGFTFNQVSLLALIVAIGIVVDDSIVVAENVERYRALGLDRVQAVLRGASEVFSAVAAASLSLLAVLIPVSFMGGIIGTYVQQFALGLAAAVLMSWLEALLFLTVRMAYTPDAEPLTWRDVPRTITQFPQALQFGLRSPQHWWFWVLALGLAALIWTRADRWLLVGLLVLPLALVVLRYVWGVALALLEALTGTLHGLTERVLGAAREAYASSLHSALRMSPAVLALSGVFLLATLLLLPPRLSFTFTPPSASGTLRVGLRLPNDLSLDERNRLAARLENYFLQDAAVKTVQASVGNSNTQLNVTLKPLEERPGETRTDAALTAKYQTDLRTMFSDYPNVRANLFTGGGFRGQGNSLSITLVASNFELLKERAAQAVNVAEQNANVASVSSSLDSTTLENRFVPNKAALSSAGLSADTVASALRTYGSGSSGGTVDIGGVTYPITVQANPAALSDEQGLLSLPITSPALGSITAGQLGAVVQGSAPNSIPRTNRLYSLDLSIEPQAGSSLTSGQLQDSLVASLTSAGVIDNLVSVGQADRNSAFGLGNQLQRTGLQYFALSLLLVYLVMGSQFNSFRYPLYLLLPVPFAVAGAYWLIFLTGNKLDIFAVLGFLLLIGLSAKNAIIYLEFVVEKIGEMPFYDALIEASRLRFRPIVMTTLTVMIIALPLLLNQGAGSEFGKSISVVILGGVGFSALMTFYVVPAAFYLFERRRVEREQRQQVTLDSASLDSASPDSAPSVPPTPGTRPLPG
- a CDS encoding efflux RND transporter periplasmic adaptor subunit — its product is MNPTSPPSAPERPATAASTSSHFAASPGPVRRRGVFRWILVPLLVAGVGFAGYRLGQSSPGSSGASQAGAGFGGASGTGGRNAAGGGSATGARNGTGAATGAGEAGSAQGGGAAGPSGWSGRGSGNRTSGAATSSEAGAGNAARTGRSGEAGAGQAQSGQGQRGQAGAQGSQTGGGVVTPVSATEIKAGTLTTQRRLSGTVSATQSTTVNARVTGVVRSVKAGVGDQVSGGQEVLVVSSPDLQSAVQTAESNLAAAQQELRSRQRVLTSGRVSLQQAITSAQNTLNNARKQLNSLQQLYAVGAVARSEVDAQQVAVSSAQSALLTAQSNLTDTTQGAQEDVSAAQLSVQKAQIALQQAQRDAAVTRLTAPYAGTLTAVNLSEGETVSSGTPAFTLVSSTLAVKVNVPATEAASLPAGTELKFVVGQQTYPLKVAQVGGGTTGSVPVTARFTAERLPASGTVGSVIYTAKVGQGILVPSTALLADNDKTYVFVIQAGKAQRTQVTVLGQAGTQSVVQGIPSGVQVITQPPSGLVSGSSVTTSNGGGARQGSFGAGGPPEGAP
- a CDS encoding TolC family protein — its product is MPRLSPAVLLTPLLLTAVAHAQTGLSATGLSAGSAVSAALNSHADVKTAQANLDKAAATNRAAQSDPSTLVAAKLSASNAASLAQAQLRSARLNVMQDTVSAYTTLYEAQQNVEVQALQVQADQKAVQVAQVKQQVGNATALDVQNARNTLSASQQALADAQAQVSLAQARLGTLTGLGSAKAASAPGAPKLSTTLTKLQAGLNALTTLVAAGNAVSEAQLTVKLADNDFTPARTLQDARTAQANAQRSLDSVRKAASQTLASAYQAAQNSYQLLTVAQSREAAAQKTYNQDSARLKSGTISAVDLQATQLNLKKAQYARTQAQGNVLEALAALSVAAGQNLTGLGGF